Within Candidatus Margulisiibacteriota bacterium, the genomic segment TTCATGTTCTCTGGTTGATGTATGTATGCCAAAAAAGAATATAAAGCAAGTTAGTTATTATATGAATAAGGTTTTAAAGGAGATTGTTTGTGAATAATTCTGATTTGATATTATACCAGGCCGAAGATGGTCAGACCAATCAGGTTGAAGGGGAGCGATAGATGGAATTAGATGCAGAGCAAGAAGCTTATCAGGATGACATAGCTTTTAATAGTCTTCAAGAAATAATTAAAGAGAATAAATTTAAATGAAAAAGCTTCTCAATACTTTATTTGTTACAACTCAAGGCGCGTACCTCAACAAAGAAGGCGAGACTGTTGTTGTTTCTGTTGATAAAGAAAAAAGATTGCAACTGCCTATTCTGACGCTTGATGGAATAGTTTGTTTTGGTCAAGTCAGTATGAGCCCTTACCTGATGGGGTTTTGTGCAGAGAGGAATGTGACGGTTTCTTTTTTGACGGAATGGGGTAAATTTTTGGCTAGCATACATGGCAAGACTGCTGGTAATGTTCTGCTTAGACGTGAGCAATACCGCTGGGCTGATAATCTTGAACAGTCTGCATTAATGGCGAGGAACATGATTATAGGTAAAGTAGCTAATTGCCGGACTGTTATTAACCGGGTGTTACGTGACCATAAAGATAAGGTTAATGAACCGAAACTTGCCTCAGTAGCTAAATCAATGGCTTATTCAATAGATCAACTCAGGAACTGTAACGATCTTGACCATATCCGCGGTATAGAAGGGGACTCGGCTCATAATTATTTTGATACTTTTAATGAATTAATTACTAACAAAAAAGCTTGCTTTCGTTTTGATACTCGTAATCGTCGTCCGCCACTTGATATTGTTAACTGCTTATTATCTTTTGTTTATACCTTACTGATGCATGATATCCGGTCCGGACTGGAAACAGTAGGTCTGGATCCTTACGTAGGCTTCCTGCATCGTGATAGGCCTGGTCGGGCAAGCCTGGCCCTGGATATGATGGAAGAATTCCGGGCTTGTATTGCTGACAGATTAGTTTTGTCTTTAATTAATAGAGGACAGATAGATGAAAAAGGTTTTACTAAATCGGAATCCGGAGCTGTGCTTATGAATGACGATACAAAGAAAACCGTTTTGTCAGAATACCAGAAACGCAAACAGGAAGAGATAACTCACCCGTTTTTAGAAGAGAAAGTTAGTGTCGGACTATTGTTCTATATTCAGGCTCTTTTGCTGGCACGATATATTCGTGGCGATTTGGATGGATATCCTGTTTTTTTATGGAAGTGATTTTGTATTATGATGGTATTAGTAAGTTATGATGTTATGACCTCCAGTACGGGAGGAAAAAAACGCTTACGCAGAGTCGCAAAAGCGTGCAAGAATTACGGACTCAGGGTTCAATGCTCTGTTTTTGAGTGTAATGTTGATCCGGCCCAGTGGGTCGCTTTGAAGCAGCAACTGCTTGAGATCATTGATATTGCAAAAGATAGCTTGCGATTTTATTACCTTGGTTCTAACTGGCGAACCAGAGTAGAGCATGTAGGCGCAAAAGAAGTGC encodes:
- the cas2 gene encoding CRISPR-associated endonuclease Cas2, whose protein sequence is MMVLVSYDVMTSSTGGKKRLRRVAKACKNYGLRVQCSVFECNVDPAQWVALKQQLLEIIDIAKDSLRFYYLGSNWRTRVEHVGAKEVRDLEAPLII
- a CDS encoding subtype I-C CRISPR-associated endonuclease Cas1, which gives rise to MKKLLNTLFVTTQGAYLNKEGETVVVSVDKEKRLQLPILTLDGIVCFGQVSMSPYLMGFCAERNVTVSFLTEWGKFLASIHGKTAGNVLLRREQYRWADNLEQSALMARNMIIGKVANCRTVINRVLRDHKDKVNEPKLASVAKSMAYSIDQLRNCNDLDHIRGIEGDSAHNYFDTFNELITNKKACFRFDTRNRRPPLDIVNCLLSFVYTLLMHDIRSGLETVGLDPYVGFLHRDRPGRASLALDMMEEFRACIADRLVLSLINRGQIDEKGFTKSESGAVLMNDDTKKTVLSEYQKRKQEEITHPFLEEKVSVGLLFYIQALLLARYIRGDLDGYPVFLWK